One Leisingera sp. M658 genomic window carries:
- the trxA gene encoding thioredoxin yields MSTVAVTDATFDAEVKNSDIPVVVDFWAEWCGPCKQIGPALEELAAEFGGKVKIAKVDVDNNPNSAAAMGVRGIPALFIFKDGQVVSNRAGAAPKAALQSWIEDSI; encoded by the coding sequence ATGTCCACCGTAGCCGTCACCGACGCCACTTTTGACGCCGAAGTCAAGAACTCCGACATCCCCGTTGTGGTGGATTTCTGGGCTGAGTGGTGCGGTCCCTGTAAGCAGATCGGCCCCGCTTTGGAAGAGCTTGCCGCAGAATTCGGCGGCAAGGTGAAAATTGCCAAGGTCGATGTCGACAACAACCCGAACTCCGCCGCCGCCATGGGCGTGCGCGGTATTCCGGCGTTGTTTATCTTCAAGGACGGCCAAGTTGTTTCGAACCGCGCCGGCGCCGCTCCCAAAGCCGCGCTGCAAAGCTGGATCGAAGACTCGATCTGA
- the hslV gene encoding ATP-dependent protease subunit HslV yields MADDQFPGWHGTTIIGVKKDGQVVIAGDGQVSLGQTVIKGTARKVRRLSPGGFDVVAGFAGSTADAFTLLERLEAKLEATPGQLARASVELAKDWRTDKYLQKLEAMLIVTDGADMFVITGAGDVLEPEHNVAAIGSGGNFALAAARGMMDSGKSAEQVARDAMAIAAEICVYTNGNLTVESIGQEG; encoded by the coding sequence ATGGCAGACGATCAATTCCCCGGCTGGCACGGCACCACCATCATCGGCGTGAAGAAGGATGGCCAGGTTGTCATCGCCGGCGACGGCCAGGTATCGCTAGGCCAGACGGTGATCAAGGGCACAGCCCGCAAGGTGCGCCGCCTGTCGCCGGGCGGGTTTGACGTGGTGGCGGGATTTGCCGGATCAACAGCCGATGCATTCACCCTGCTGGAACGGCTGGAGGCCAAGCTTGAGGCAACCCCAGGCCAGCTGGCGCGGGCAAGCGTGGAACTGGCCAAGGACTGGCGCACCGATAAATACCTGCAGAAACTGGAGGCCATGCTGATCGTCACCGATGGTGCCGACATGTTCGTGATCACCGGTGCCGGCGACGTGCTGGAGCCTGAGCACAACGTGGCTGCCATCGGCTCCGGCGGGAACTTTGCCCTGGCGGCCGCCCGCGGCATGATGGACAGCGGCAAATCCGCCGAACAAGTGGCCCGCGATGCCATGGCCATCGCTGCCGAAATCTGCGTCTACACCAATGGCAACCTCACAGTTGAGAGCATAGGCCAGGAAGGCTGA
- a CDS encoding Lin0512 family protein, with translation MTEKRIILEMGTGNDLYGQDYTKAARRAVQDALHHSSITLFAKLGIDHSEMRVDVTIGVQQPEAVDCDLVAQDLPRGRASVRAVMGGLNVEDAEAGTRHVVATAAIEAWLPDQAGKYKTSVQK, from the coding sequence ATGACCGAAAAACGCATCATCCTGGAAATGGGCACCGGCAATGACCTGTATGGTCAGGATTACACCAAGGCGGCCCGCCGTGCGGTGCAGGACGCGTTGCATCATTCCTCGATCACGCTGTTTGCCAAGCTCGGGATTGATCACAGCGAAATGCGGGTGGACGTGACAATCGGTGTGCAGCAGCCGGAGGCAGTGGATTGCGATCTGGTGGCCCAGGATTTGCCGCGGGGCCGCGCCAGTGTGCGCGCCGTGATGGGCGGGCTGAATGTAGAGGATGCAGAAGCCGGAACGCGTCATGTGGTCGCCACGGCTGCGATCGAGGCCTGGCTGCCCGATCAGGCTGGCAAGTATAAAACCAGCGTCCAAAAATGA
- a CDS encoding nucleotidyltransferase family protein encodes MQRSPDAVMLFAAGFGTRMRELTRDKPKPMIEVSGRPLIAHALELAQAVRPARIVTNLHYKPEPLKAFLEPQNVRISLESPEILDTGGGLRQALPLLGDGPVFTMNTDAIWKGPNPLELALQAWDPGRMDALLVCVPLERAAGRTGGGDFAADAEGRISRGGKLVYGGVQILKTQDLYQIEEQVFSLNVLWNRMAEANRLFALEYPGRWCDVGHPEGITLAEDLIAADDV; translated from the coding sequence ATGCAGCGCTCTCCTGATGCCGTCATGCTGTTTGCCGCTGGATTTGGAACCCGGATGCGGGAGCTGACCCGCGACAAGCCGAAACCGATGATAGAAGTCTCAGGACGGCCGTTGATCGCCCATGCGCTGGAGCTCGCCCAAGCCGTCCGGCCAGCCCGGATAGTGACAAACCTGCATTACAAGCCAGAGCCGCTAAAGGCCTTTTTAGAGCCTCAAAATGTGCGCATCAGTCTCGAATCCCCCGAGATTCTCGACACCGGCGGCGGTCTGCGCCAGGCTTTGCCGCTGTTGGGAGACGGGCCGGTTTTCACCATGAACACCGACGCCATATGGAAGGGTCCGAACCCATTGGAATTGGCCCTGCAGGCTTGGGACCCCGGCCGCATGGACGCACTGCTGGTCTGTGTGCCACTGGAACGTGCAGCGGGCCGCACCGGTGGCGGGGATTTTGCGGCTGATGCCGAAGGCCGCATCAGCCGTGGCGGAAAGTTAGTCTATGGCGGGGTTCAGATCCTGAAAACACAGGATCTGTATCAGATTGAGGAGCAGGTGTTCTCACTGAATGTCCTGTGGAACCGGATGGCCGAAGCAAACCGGCTGTTTGCTCTGGAATATCCTGGCCGCTGGTGCGATGTGGGCCATCCAGAGGGGATCACACTGGCCGAGGATCTGATAGCCGCAGATGATGTTTGA
- the addB gene encoding double-strand break repair protein AddB, translating into MMFEPSAKPRVFALPCGVDFPHALADGLRIRSQGQPPEALAKVELIINTSRMARRVRTLFDNGPALLLPRMLLLTDLAQRATLDGLPPALPPLRRRLELSQLIAKLLDAQPDLASRASLYDLSDSLAALIDEMQGEGVSTDAIRDLDVADMSGHWARAQAFIGIADEFTGLHEGAIDAQARQRQAVLNLIGQWQENPPPHPVILAGSTGSRGTTLMLMQAIARLPQGAVVLPGFDFDQPEHVWDRLDDPMISEDHPQYRFHKLLKELELSPGDVQFWTDAPPVSSERNQLVSLALRPAPVTDAWMSEGPNLSGLKPATDNVTLIEAPNPRAEALAIALRLRQAAEDGQTAALITPDRMLTRQVSAALDRWDILPDDSAGQPLQLSPPGRFLRHVAGLFCKPLACDSLLTLLKHPLTHDGADRGNHLRQTRELELSLRRNGPPFPDAAAFAGFEKGRNLTPGWTSWLNACFADQEIAGTLPLTDWVRRLRDRAEYIAAGSQSDGNSTLWDKKAGQAARSCIENLEAEAPYGGDMSARDFADLLGALLSQGEVRDRDAPYGSIMIWGTLEARVQGADLVILGGLNEGSWPEAASPDPWLNRQLRNQAGLLLPERRIGLSAHDFQQAIAAPEVWLTRAERSEEADTVPSRWLNRLTNLLSGLPDQGGRDALEAMRTKGRQWLGRAEVLEQPTPIPQVPRPSPRPPVAARPRRLTITEIPRLIRDPYAIYAKHVLRLKPLNPLVQEPDALLRGIVVHEVFEQFIKEAQTDPSLLTAGHLIGKTRQLLESHVPWPVARILWHSRIRKIAGDFVLAERERQARAKPVAFEAKGSTRLDPLDFTIACRADRIDMDDRGFLHLYDYKTGAPPSESQQKKFEKQLLIEAAMAEQGAFDGLGPAEVARALFIGLGSSMKEVRAPLEEEPPAKVWDELHTLIGAYFEPEQGYSSRRMVYRDDIAGDYDHLARYGEWDRSATPQPENLS; encoded by the coding sequence ATGATGTTTGAACCTTCCGCAAAACCGCGCGTCTTTGCCCTGCCCTGCGGTGTCGACTTCCCGCATGCCCTGGCTGATGGGCTGCGCATCCGCAGCCAGGGCCAGCCGCCCGAGGCGTTGGCAAAGGTTGAACTGATCATCAACACCTCCCGTATGGCGCGGCGTGTCCGCACCTTGTTTGACAACGGCCCCGCCCTGCTGCTGCCGCGCATGCTGCTGCTGACTGATCTGGCACAGCGTGCCACGCTGGACGGGCTGCCGCCTGCTTTGCCGCCGCTGCGGCGGCGGCTGGAACTGTCACAGTTGATCGCAAAACTGTTGGATGCGCAGCCCGACCTGGCCTCCAGGGCGTCGCTTTATGACTTGTCCGACAGTCTTGCCGCGCTGATCGACGAGATGCAGGGTGAAGGCGTCAGTACCGATGCGATCCGCGATCTGGATGTTGCAGACATGTCCGGTCACTGGGCGCGGGCGCAGGCCTTTATCGGGATCGCCGATGAGTTCACCGGCCTGCATGAAGGTGCGATAGATGCCCAGGCGCGGCAGCGGCAGGCGGTGCTGAACCTGATCGGGCAATGGCAGGAGAATCCGCCGCCGCATCCAGTGATCCTGGCCGGCTCCACCGGTTCGCGCGGGACGACACTGATGCTGATGCAGGCCATCGCGCGGCTGCCGCAAGGCGCGGTGGTGCTTCCCGGCTTCGACTTTGACCAGCCGGAACATGTTTGGGACAGGCTGGATGATCCGATGATCTCGGAGGACCATCCACAGTACCGGTTCCACAAACTATTGAAAGAATTGGAACTTTCACCAGGTGACGTGCAGTTCTGGACTGATGCACCGCCAGTCTCTTCTGAACGCAATCAGCTGGTCTCTCTAGCCTTGCGTCCAGCCCCAGTGACTGATGCCTGGATGAGCGAAGGCCCAAATCTGTCTGGTCTGAAACCGGCCACAGATAACGTTACCCTGATCGAGGCCCCCAACCCCCGCGCCGAAGCGCTCGCCATTGCTCTTCGACTGCGCCAAGCAGCGGAAGACGGGCAAACAGCCGCGCTCATTACGCCGGACCGGATGCTGACCCGCCAGGTCTCGGCAGCGCTGGACCGCTGGGATATCCTTCCTGACGATTCTGCCGGCCAGCCCCTGCAGCTGTCGCCGCCGGGCCGTTTTCTGCGCCATGTAGCAGGTCTGTTCTGCAAACCGCTGGCATGCGACAGCCTGCTGACACTGCTGAAACACCCGCTGACCCACGATGGCGCGGACCGTGGCAATCACCTGCGCCAAACCCGCGAGCTTGAGCTGTCCCTGCGCCGAAACGGTCCGCCCTTCCCCGATGCCGCAGCATTTGCCGGATTTGAAAAGGGACGCAATCTGACCCCAGGCTGGACGTCCTGGCTCAACGCCTGTTTCGCAGATCAGGAGATCGCAGGCACCCTTCCCTTGACCGATTGGGTCCGGCGTCTGCGCGACCGCGCTGAATACATCGCTGCCGGCAGCCAATCAGACGGCAACAGTACACTGTGGGACAAGAAGGCTGGTCAGGCCGCGCGCTCTTGCATTGAAAACCTGGAAGCCGAAGCCCCCTATGGCGGCGACATGTCCGCCCGCGATTTTGCCGATCTGCTGGGTGCGTTGCTGAGCCAGGGCGAGGTGCGCGACCGCGATGCGCCCTATGGTTCAATCATGATCTGGGGCACCTTGGAGGCGCGGGTGCAAGGTGCCGATCTGGTGATACTCGGCGGCCTCAACGAAGGCAGCTGGCCAGAGGCCGCCAGCCCCGATCCTTGGCTGAACCGCCAGCTGCGCAACCAGGCCGGCCTCTTGCTGCCCGAACGCCGCATTGGCCTGTCAGCGCATGACTTTCAACAGGCCATCGCTGCACCCGAAGTCTGGCTGACGCGCGCCGAACGCTCGGAAGAAGCAGACACCGTGCCCTCGCGCTGGCTGAACCGGCTGACCAACCTCTTGTCCGGACTGCCGGATCAGGGCGGCCGGGATGCGCTGGAAGCTATGCGGACGAAAGGCCGCCAGTGGCTCGGCCGGGCAGAGGTACTGGAACAGCCAACACCGATCCCGCAAGTGCCACGCCCCTCGCCGCGGCCACCGGTTGCCGCCCGCCCGCGCCGGCTCACCATCACGGAAATCCCCCGCTTGATCCGCGACCCTTATGCGATTTACGCCAAGCACGTACTGCGGCTGAAACCTCTGAACCCGCTGGTGCAAGAGCCGGACGCCTTGCTGCGCGGCATTGTGGTGCATGAGGTGTTTGAGCAGTTCATCAAGGAAGCCCAAACGGATCCTTCCCTGCTGACTGCCGGTCACCTGATCGGCAAAACCCGCCAGCTGCTGGAAAGCCACGTCCCCTGGCCGGTTGCACGCATCCTGTGGCACAGCCGCATCCGCAAGATCGCCGGAGACTTTGTGCTGGCTGAGCGGGAACGCCAGGCACGTGCCAAACCGGTCGCCTTTGAGGCCAAAGGCAGCACCCGGCTGGACCCTCTGGATTTTACCATCGCCTGCCGGGCCGACCGGATCGACATGGACGACCGCGGGTTCCTGCATCTCTATGACTATAAAACCGGCGCGCCGCCCTCGGAATCGCAGCAGAAGAAGTTCGAAAAGCAACTGCTGATCGAAGCCGCCATGGCCGAGCAAGGCGCCTTTGACGGCCTTGGCCCCGCAGAAGTGGCCCGCGCCCTGTTCATCGGGCTTGGATCCAGCATGAAAGAAGTGCGTGCGCCGCTGGAAGAAGAACCGCCCGCCAAGGTGTGGGACGAGCTGCACACTCTGATCGGGGCCTATTTTGAGCCTGAACAAGGCTATTCGAGCCGCCGCATGGTGTATCGCGACGACATCGCCGGCGACTATGACCACCTTGCGCGTTACGGCGAATGGGATCGCAGCGCCACGCCGCAGCCGGAGAACTTGTCATGA
- the addA gene encoding double-strand break repair helicase AddA, translating to MTIRDAASEAQFRAARPDASTWLAANAGSGKTKVLTDRVARLLLKGVQPQHILCLTYTKAAASEMQNRLFKRLGEWAMLRDPALVSALTELGEVNTGAGDLAQARTLFARAIETPGGLKIQTIHSFCASLLRRFPLEAGVSPQFSEMDDRAGQLLRAEIMEDFAQGSEAHLVDSLARHVSDSDFETLTSSICQRRADFGQPLGWEGLLELFELPEGFDEAALEALVYLGGEEELLQRTRQMLGQGGATDQKAAAKLTGIAKPALADLSTLESIFLTGASAKEPFTAKIDKFPTKKLRESHLSLMDQLEPLMLRIEDARTKRLALAAARKSHDLHRFAAAFLPEYEHRKQLRGWLDFDDLILKARQLLNDPGVAAWVLYRLDGGIDHILVDEAQDTSPVQWDVIEKLAQEFTSGVGARSDVERTIFVVGDKKQSIYSFQGADPDAFDRMQQEFGHRLAETGAGLQDASLDFSFRSSAAILKLVDLVFQDSPRAGFRKEALHRAFKSDLPGRVDLWPVVGKVEDDEDPDWTSPVDRPSSRHHTVILAERIAQSIKQMIGTGVTIPEDGAERGTFQRRPVQAGDFLILVQRRSDLFSEIIRACKKAELPIAGADRLKVGAELAVKDIAALLRFLALPEDSLSLAEALKSPLFGWTEQALFDLAHRREALYLWPALRERAGAFPETMAVLNDLRANADFLRPYDLIERILTRHSGRQKLLGRLGPEAEDGINALLSQALAYERTDVPSLTGFLVWMQTDDLEIKRQMGAAGNMIRVMSVHGSKGLEAPIVILPDTAKRQAPRDAEIMLANGNPVWKLPKDQMPATMLAAREAAQEKLQNERLRLLYVALTRAEKWLIVAAAGDVGEQNDSWYRMSERALRDGGAVEFETEGGTGLRLQHGDWEGLPLIETAAQDVEKHILPDVFNRLAKPYAAPDPALSPSDLGGAKALPGDQGLDEEAAKSRGSRLHLLLEHLPGRSEGDWPKLAQNLLQDAQDSAELLAEASAVLKNADLLHIFKPDTLAEVPITADLHGSRLHGVIDRLIVTPEKVLAVDFKSNATVPETPEKCPEGLLRQMGAYAHALAQIYPDRAIETALLWTCNTTLMQLPHELVTSALLRRMEP from the coding sequence ATGACCATCCGCGACGCCGCCTCCGAGGCGCAGTTCCGCGCCGCACGCCCCGATGCCTCTACCTGGCTGGCGGCCAATGCTGGATCCGGCAAGACCAAAGTTCTGACCGACCGGGTGGCGCGGCTCTTGCTGAAGGGCGTGCAGCCGCAGCACATCCTGTGTCTGACCTACACCAAGGCCGCCGCCAGCGAGATGCAGAACCGGCTGTTCAAACGGCTGGGCGAATGGGCGATGCTGAGGGATCCGGCGCTGGTCTCTGCCTTGACCGAACTGGGAGAGGTCAACACCGGCGCCGGCGACCTGGCACAGGCCCGCACCCTGTTTGCCCGCGCGATTGAGACGCCAGGCGGGTTGAAAATCCAGACCATCCATTCCTTCTGCGCCTCGCTTCTGCGCCGTTTCCCGCTGGAGGCCGGCGTCAGCCCGCAATTTTCAGAGATGGACGACCGCGCGGGCCAGCTGCTGCGTGCGGAAATCATGGAGGATTTCGCCCAAGGATCCGAGGCCCATCTGGTCGACTCCCTGGCGCGCCATGTCAGCGACAGCGATTTTGAGACCCTGACATCCTCCATCTGCCAGCGCCGCGCCGATTTCGGCCAGCCGTTGGGTTGGGAAGGGCTGCTAGAGCTGTTTGAGCTGCCTGAGGGTTTTGACGAAGCCGCACTCGAAGCCTTGGTGTATTTAGGCGGCGAGGAAGAACTGCTGCAGCGCACTCGCCAGATGCTGGGGCAGGGCGGTGCGACCGATCAAAAGGCAGCTGCAAAGCTGACTGGCATAGCCAAGCCGGCTCTTGCCGACTTGAGTACGCTGGAAAGCATCTTCCTCACCGGCGCCAGCGCCAAAGAGCCGTTCACTGCCAAAATCGACAAATTTCCAACCAAAAAGCTACGCGAATCGCATCTCTCGCTTATGGACCAGCTGGAACCGCTGATGCTGCGCATCGAGGATGCCCGCACCAAACGCCTGGCCTTGGCTGCCGCTCGCAAGAGCCATGATCTGCATCGCTTTGCCGCCGCCTTCCTGCCGGAGTATGAGCACCGCAAACAGCTGCGCGGCTGGCTCGACTTTGACGACCTGATCCTGAAGGCCCGGCAATTGCTGAACGATCCGGGCGTTGCCGCCTGGGTGCTGTACCGGCTGGATGGCGGCATCGACCACATTCTGGTGGACGAGGCACAGGATACCAGCCCGGTGCAATGGGACGTGATTGAGAAACTGGCACAGGAATTCACATCCGGCGTTGGTGCGCGCTCGGATGTCGAACGCACGATCTTTGTGGTCGGTGACAAGAAACAGTCGATCTATTCTTTCCAAGGTGCCGATCCGGATGCCTTTGACCGGATGCAGCAAGAGTTCGGGCACCGGCTGGCGGAAACCGGAGCGGGGCTGCAGGATGCCTCGCTCGATTTCTCTTTCCGCTCTTCTGCTGCGATCCTGAAACTGGTGGATCTCGTCTTCCAGGACAGCCCGCGCGCAGGTTTTCGCAAGGAAGCGCTGCACCGGGCCTTCAAGTCCGACCTGCCGGGCCGGGTGGACCTTTGGCCAGTGGTCGGAAAGGTCGAGGACGACGAGGATCCGGACTGGACCAGCCCCGTTGACCGTCCCAGCAGCCGCCATCACACAGTGATCCTGGCCGAACGCATCGCCCAGTCGATCAAACAGATGATCGGCACCGGCGTCACAATCCCTGAGGACGGCGCTGAACGCGGCACCTTCCAGCGCAGGCCGGTTCAGGCAGGTGATTTCCTGATTCTGGTGCAGCGCCGGTCTGATCTGTTCTCTGAGATCATCCGTGCCTGCAAGAAAGCCGAGCTGCCCATTGCCGGCGCTGACCGGTTGAAAGTTGGTGCGGAACTGGCGGTGAAGGACATCGCAGCACTGCTGCGGTTCCTGGCCCTGCCGGAGGATTCCTTATCACTAGCGGAAGCACTGAAGTCGCCGCTGTTCGGTTGGACTGAGCAAGCACTGTTCGACCTCGCCCACCGGCGTGAGGCGCTGTACCTGTGGCCGGCGCTCCGCGAGCGGGCAGGGGCGTTCCCCGAAACCATGGCGGTGCTGAACGACCTGCGCGCCAATGCTGATTTCCTGCGCCCTTATGATCTGATCGAACGCATCCTGACACGCCACAGCGGCCGCCAGAAACTGCTGGGCCGGCTGGGGCCGGAAGCCGAGGACGGCATCAACGCGCTGTTGTCGCAGGCACTGGCATATGAACGCACCGATGTGCCCAGTCTTACCGGGTTCCTGGTCTGGATGCAGACAGACGACCTGGAAATCAAACGCCAGATGGGTGCCGCCGGCAATATGATCCGGGTGATGTCGGTGCATGGCTCCAAAGGCCTGGAAGCGCCTATTGTGATCCTGCCGGATACTGCCAAACGCCAAGCGCCGCGCGATGCCGAAATCATGCTGGCAAATGGCAACCCGGTGTGGAAGCTGCCCAAAGACCAGATGCCGGCCACCATGCTGGCGGCCCGTGAAGCCGCCCAGGAAAAACTTCAAAATGAACGGTTGCGCCTGTTGTATGTGGCTCTAACCCGGGCAGAAAAGTGGCTTATCGTCGCCGCAGCCGGCGACGTCGGTGAGCAGAACGACAGCTGGTACCGTATGTCGGAACGTGCATTGCGGGACGGCGGAGCGGTGGAATTTGAAACCGAAGGCGGTACCGGGTTACGTTTGCAACACGGTGATTGGGAAGGGCTGCCGCTGATTGAAACGGCTGCCCAGGACGTTGAGAAACACATCTTGCCTGACGTCTTTAACCGGCTGGCCAAACCTTATGCGGCACCGGATCCGGCGCTCAGCCCTTCGGATTTGGGCGGGGCCAAGGCATTGCCGGGCGATCAGGGCTTGGACGAGGAGGCCGCCAAATCCCGCGGCAGCAGGCTGCACCTGCTGCTGGAGCATCTGCCCGGCCGATCCGAGGGGGATTGGCCCAAGCTTGCGCAAAACCTTCTGCAAGATGCACAAGACAGCGCCGAACTTCTGGCCGAAGCTTCAGCCGTTCTCAAAAACGCTGATTTGCTTCATATTTTCAAGCCGGACACTCTGGCCGAGGTGCCTATTACCGCAGATTTGCATGGTTCGCGCCTGCATGGGGTGATCGACAGGCTGATCGTAACCCCGGAAAAAGTCCTGGCAGTGGATTTCAAATCCAACGCAACTGTACCTGAAACGCCTGAAAAATGCCCCGAAGGCCTGCTGCGGCAGATGGGCGCCTATGCCCATGCGCTTGCACAGATTTATCCGGATCGCGCCATTGAAACCGCGTTGCTTTGGACCTGCAATACAACCCTGATGCAGCTGCCGCACGAGCTTGTGACAAGCGCGCTTCTGCGGCGGATGGAACCTTGA
- a CDS encoding aminoglycoside phosphotransferase family protein has product MTDRNTLCETFLSATPYGNWQRGPLAGDASNRRYERLTADNGKTVVLMDAPPEKGEDVCPFIRIAEYLRAQGLSAPEILVQDVENGFLLLEDLGDDLFARAILRKPALEKELYEAATDALVSLHQATTPDLEPYGPRMMAEMAGLALVKYRDGILGGHDPDLQSRFEDHFEDILRETVKGDPVLVQRDYHAENLLWLPDRVGVARVGLLDFQDARSGHCAYDLVSLLQDARRDVPATVEMRMIDRYLSATGVDESGFRTAYTVLGVQRNLRILGVFARLSLEYGKPHYVDLIPRVWDHFIRGLEHPALAPVADLLRESLPPPTPDNLDRLRP; this is encoded by the coding sequence ATGACTGACCGCAACACCCTGTGCGAAACATTTCTCTCGGCCACGCCTTATGGCAACTGGCAACGCGGCCCGCTGGCCGGCGATGCCTCCAACCGGCGCTATGAACGGCTGACGGCTGACAATGGCAAAACCGTTGTGCTGATGGACGCGCCGCCGGAAAAGGGCGAAGATGTCTGCCCTTTCATCCGCATTGCCGAATACCTGCGTGCCCAGGGTCTCAGCGCCCCGGAGATCCTGGTTCAGGATGTTGAGAATGGCTTTTTGCTGCTGGAAGACCTGGGTGATGATCTTTTTGCCCGTGCCATCCTGCGGAAACCGGCGCTGGAAAAGGAACTCTATGAAGCGGCCACCGATGCGCTGGTTTCCTTGCACCAAGCAACGACGCCGGATCTGGAACCATATGGCCCGCGAATGATGGCTGAAATGGCCGGTCTTGCGCTGGTGAAATACCGCGACGGCATCCTCGGCGGTCATGATCCTGACTTGCAATCCAGGTTCGAGGATCACTTCGAAGACATCCTGCGTGAAACTGTCAAAGGCGATCCAGTTCTGGTTCAGCGTGACTACCACGCCGAAAACCTGCTGTGGCTGCCGGACCGCGTCGGGGTGGCGCGCGTCGGTTTGCTGGACTTTCAGGACGCCCGCTCCGGCCACTGCGCATATGATCTGGTGTCGCTGCTGCAGGATGCCCGCCGAGACGTGCCGGCCACCGTCGAAATGCGGATGATTGACAGGTATTTGTCTGCCACCGGAGTGGATGAGTCTGGTTTCCGAACCGCCTATACCGTTCTGGGCGTGCAGCGGAATCTTCGTATCCTTGGCGTCTTTGCCAGGCTCAGCCTGGAATACGGCAAACCTCATTACGTGGACCTGATCCCGCGGGTGTGGGACCATTTTATTCGCGGGCTGGAGCATCCTGCACTGGCTCCGGTTGCGGATCTGCTGCGTGAAAGCCTGCCACCCCCAACCCCGGACAATCTGGATAGGCTGAGGCCCTGA
- a CDS encoding DUF1127 domain-containing protein, which translates to MTTANIYAPLGAVTVLRVVDTLINVKTALVEWNETRETRKALARLSDAQLEDIGMNRADIANI; encoded by the coding sequence ATGACTACCGCAAACATCTATGCGCCGCTCGGAGCAGTCACCGTTCTCCGTGTGGTCGACACACTGATCAACGTGAAAACTGCTCTCGTGGAATGGAACGAGACCCGTGAAACCCGCAAGGCTTTGGCCCGGTTGTCGGACGCTCAGCTGGAAGACATCGGCATGAACCGCGCTGATATCGCCAATATCTGA
- a CDS encoding Lin0512 family protein: protein MAKTRVLVEFGMGTSLRREDYTEAARRAIKDALWHNSVSMAELFDFSKEDMIIDAEIGVQKPEAVDKHALLEIFPYGRPSIRVVEGGLNIEKPHGGCTVIANAAVVVSFDMEAAE from the coding sequence ATGGCTAAGACTCGGGTATTGGTGGAATTCGGCATGGGCACATCGCTCAGGCGCGAAGATTACACCGAAGCTGCCCGCCGCGCGATCAAGGACGCGCTGTGGCACAACTCCGTCAGCATGGCGGAACTGTTTGATTTCTCAAAAGAAGACATGATCATCGACGCAGAGATCGGTGTTCAGAAACCCGAAGCCGTGGACAAGCATGCGCTGCTGGAGATTTTCCCCTATGGCCGGCCCAGCATCCGGGTTGTGGAGGGTGGCCTCAATATCGAAAAGCCCCACGGCGGCTGCACGGTGATCGCCAATGCGGCCGTGGTTGTGTCCTTTGACATGGAGGCAGCGGAATGA
- the tsaE gene encoding tRNA (adenosine(37)-N6)-threonylcarbamoyltransferase complex ATPase subunit type 1 TsaE, producing the protein MTTDTASCTLNSPDETARLAAQIAGALRPGDCLLLEGVIGAGKTHFARHLIQSLMDVPEDVPSPTFTLVQTYDVPAGELWHTDLYRLSSLDELEELGLIEAFDSAICLVEWPDRLAELTPAHAIRLKLALDPEHEDRRHLTLSWSDMKWRPLMERICA; encoded by the coding sequence ATGACCACGGATACCGCGTCCTGCACGCTGAACTCACCGGACGAAACGGCCCGATTGGCCGCACAGATCGCCGGGGCCCTGCGCCCCGGCGATTGCCTGTTGCTGGAAGGGGTGATCGGCGCCGGTAAAACCCATTTCGCCCGCCATTTGATCCAATCGCTTATGGATGTGCCGGAGGACGTCCCTTCGCCCACTTTTACTCTGGTGCAAACCTATGACGTGCCCGCCGGTGAGCTGTGGCACACCGACCTTTACCGGCTGTCGTCTCTGGATGAGCTGGAAGAACTGGGTCTGATCGAAGCATTTGACAGCGCCATCTGCCTGGTCGAATGGCCCGACCGGCTGGCCGAACTAACCCCCGCCCACGCCATCCGCCTGAAACTGGCGCTGGATCCGGAACATGAAGACCGCCGCCATCTGACGCTTAGCTGGAGCGACATGAAATGGCGGCCCCTGATGGAGCGCATCTGCGCATGA